DNA sequence from the Gemmatimonadaceae bacterium genome:
GGCGGCAGCGAAGAAGGCTTCGAGAATGCCGGCGCGGTTCGTCGAAAGCACTGCGACGCAATCGCCGCTTCGCACTCCGGTCGTCGCGCGCAAGTAGTTGGCGAGCCGCGTCGCGCGCTCGTCGAACTGGCGGTAAGTCAACTCCGCGCCGGTCGTCAAATCGATGACCGCCACCTTATTTCGCGAGAGCACGGCGCGCTGCGCCAGCCAATCTCTGACGAACATCTCGCCTCCATTGCAGATTTCGGATTGCCGAATGCGGATTGAAAAGATAACTGGTTTATGACTTATGCACGAATCAGCAGGGAGTGAGATGGACACGGATCAACAAAGATGTTTCTTCTGCTCATTTTATTCGTGTCCCTCCGTGATACAAGTCCGCGATTCCTTGTTTTTTGAGCAAGTTTTGACAGAAACAACGATCCACTAAATCACACTAACTAACACGAATTGCTTTTGGTGTCTTTTCGTGGAATTTCGTGGATCGTTTCCCTTCGGTTGCGGGCTAACAGCCGCGATGTGTGCATCTATGGCTCAATGTTTTTCTTAGCTGTTGCGTAAGTCCTATGGTTGGCTATCCGAGATCCGCATTCCGCGATTCAGAAGTTGAGCTTCAGCGCGAATTGAATGATCCGCGGGTTGTTACTCGTCGAGATGATGCGACCGAACGACGCGGGACCGGCGTTCAAGTCACTAATCGGGTTGGCGAAGTTGACTTGGTTGAAGAGATTGAAGAACTCCGAGCGAAACTCGATGTTGCGCGTCTCGCCAATGGGGAAGCGTTTGAAGACGGAGAAGTCAACGTTCGTTTGACGCGGACCGCGTAGGATATTGCGCCCGACGTTGCCGAAGTCGGTGCAGACGACGGCGGGCAATGAACACGAGGCATCTGTCACCGCCGCCCCGCCCGAACTGGGAATGACTTGCCCGCCCAGCAAGCGAGGACGCACGAACGCCGCCGGATTGAAGAATAAACCGGCGGGAATATTGGTACGCGCGGTCTCGATCGTCGCACCGGGGG
Encoded proteins:
- a CDS encoding AMP-binding protein; this encodes MFVRDWLAQRAVLSRNKVAVIDLTTGAELTYRQFDERATRLANYLRATTGVRSGDCVAVLSTNRAGILEAFFAAA